The sequence below is a genomic window from Microbacterium abyssi.
AGCACGGTCGTGGCGCGCGATGCGTTCGGGAAGGCGCCGAGGAAGCTGCGCGCGGACTCCGCGGCATCCTGCGCCGTGAGCACGACGACGAGCGAGGGCCGCGTCGTCAGCGAGCGGATGGCGGTGAATGCTCCCCCCCAGTCGGTGTCGACCAGTCGCGCGTGCACGGGGGCCATCGCGTCGGTGATGGCCTGCAGCAGTCCCGGGCCGTCGACGCCGGTCACCCGGCCCCGCACGACGCGGTCGTACATCAGCAGGTGCACATGGTCGCCGGCCCTCGAGGCGAGAGCGGCGAGCAACAGGGAGGCCTCGAGCGCGGCATCCAGCCGTGTGCCGTCGCCGACGCGTGCGGCCGCAGTGCGGCCGGTGTCGATGAGGATGACCACATGTCGATCGCGCTCGGGCCGCCAGGTTCGGAGCATCGTGGTGCCGGCGCGCGCCGTCGCGCGCCAGTCGATCGAGCGCACATCGTCGCCGCGCACGTATTCGCGCAGGGAGTCGAACTCGGTGCCCTGGCCGCGCACCTGGATGCTGGTGTTGCCGTCCAGCTCGCGCAGCCGGGCGAGGCGGGAGGGAAGATGCTTGCGGGAGGCGAACGCCGGAAGCACCCGGATCGCGCCCCGCACGTCGTGCCGCGCCTGCCGCCCACCCAGGCCCAGAGGGCCGCGGGAGCGAACGAACACGAACGCGCTCACCAGCTCGCCGCGCCGGCGGGGGAGCAGCGGAACCGTCACCCGGCGGCGCTCGCCGGGCGGCACCACGACGCGCAGCCGTTCGGCGCTCGCCCCAGCGGTCGGCTGCCAGGCGTCGCGGATCAGCGCGTGCAGCGTGCGCTCGCCGTGGTTGTGCAGGGCGACGCCGGCGTCGATCGGCTCATCGATCCGGGCACGCGCCGGAACGCGCCTGGTCACGGTGATCCGGCGCGCGCTCGCCGCGAGGGACACGTCGATCGCCAGCAGGATGCCGCACAGCAGCAGCCATGCCGCGACCGCGACCCACACCGGGATCCCGGCCATGGCGAGCGCCACGACCGGGACGACCCCGAGTCCGATGAGCAGGGCGAGGCGACCGGAGACGAACACTTAGATCGGCACCCGCGTCTGCTGGATCACCGAGGCGAGCACGGCATCCGCAGACACGCCCTCCATCTCGGCGTCCGGGCGCAGCTGCAGGCGGTGCCGCCACACCGGCACCAGCATGGTCTGCACGTGATCCGGGGTGACCGCCGTCGACCCGTTCAGCCAGGCCCAGGCCTTCGCGGCGGCCAGCAGGGCGGTCGACGCGCGAGGGCTCGCTCCGAGCAGCACGGACGGCGACTGGCGGGTGGCGCGGGCGAGGTCGACGACGTAGCCGAGCACCTCGTCGGTGACCTCGACGCGAGCCGCGGCATCCTGAGCGGCGCGGATCTCCTCCGCCGTGATCGCGGGCTCGACGCCGGTGAGCTCGCGCGGTGAGAAGCCGCCGGCGTGCAGCCGCAGGACGGTGACCTCGGCGTCGCGCTCCGGCATCCCGACGACCAGCTTCATGAGGAACCGATCCAGCTGCGCCTCCGGCAGCGAATAGGTTCCCTCGTGCTCGATCGGGTTCTGCGTCGCGGCGACGAGGAACGGGTCGGGAAGGTCGCGGCTGGCGCCGTCGGCGGACACCTGGCGCTCCTCCATCGCCTCCAGCAGCGCCGCCTGGGTCTTCGGGGGCGTGCGGTTGATCTCGTCGGCGAGCAGGATGTTGGTGAACACCGGCCCCTGACGGAACTCGAACTCGCCGGTGCGCGCGTCGTACACGAGTGAGCCGGTCACGTCACCCGGCATGAGGTCGGGGGTGAACTGCACGCGCTTGGTGTCCAAGCCCAGCGCGCGGGCGAACGAGCGAACGACCAGCGTCTTGGCGACGCCGGGCACGCCCTCCAGCAGCACGTGGCTGCGGGACAGCAGGCAGACCAGGAGCCCGGTGACGGTGCCCGCCTGACCGATGACGGCCTTGTCGACCTCGGCGCGCACGCGGTGCATGGCCTGGCGCAGCTGCGCCTCATCTGTTTCGGTCACGGTTGTGTCGGTCACTCTGTGTTCCTTTCCACGTGAACGGCGGTGTCGACGGCCGCCTCGAGTTCTGCCAGCCGGCGAGCGGTGTCGACGAGTTCGGAGTCGGTCGCAGGCAGCGGGCCGGCGAGAAGCTGGTGGAGCGAGCCGCGCGGGATGCGCAGCCGGTCGGATGCCGCGTCCGCGATCTCCGCGGCCGTCGAACGGGCCGCCATCCCCAGACGGGCGGCGAGGCGGCGCAGCGAGCCGTCGCGCAGGGCGGCGGCGGCATGCGCGGAGTCGCCGGCCTTCGCGGTGAGACGGGCCCGGCCGTGCATGGTCTCGGAGGCACGCACCGTCACCGGCAGCGTCTCCGTGACGAGCGGTCCGAATCGCTGGCCGCGCGAGATGCCGGCGATGATACCTGCGAGCAGCAGGAGCAGGATGGCGGGGGTCACCCATTCCGGTGTGAGCGTCGCGAGGGTGTCGGGGGACTGCGCCTCGAGATCCGTGTCCGCGAACGATGGCACGTACCAGACGACGTGGCCGGTCTGACCGAGCAGCGCGAGGCCGAGCGCGGCGTTGCCGTTCTCGGCGAGGTGCTCATTGCTGAGCAGGGATCCGCCCTCGACGAGCACCGTGCGGATGCCGCGGCGATCGTCAGCGAGCAGGCCCGCAGCGCCGTCCTCCGTGAAGCATCCGGTCACACCGTCGGCGGGGGAGAAGAAACGATCCGGCTGCACAGTGCCGACGTTTGCGAGTTCCGGCAGGTCACAGCTCGCGCGCAGTGCGCCTGACGCAGGCGGGGCGGCGTTCTCGCCGAGGTCGAGCAGCCGCAGCAGCCGTGAGGCGCTGGAGAGGAACACGGT
It includes:
- a CDS encoding DUF58 domain-containing protein — its product is MFVSGRLALLIGLGVVPVVALAMAGIPVWVAVAAWLLLCGILLAIDVSLAASARRITVTRRVPARARIDEPIDAGVALHNHGERTLHALIRDAWQPTAGASAERLRVVVPPGERRRVTVPLLPRRRGELVSAFVFVRSRGPLGLGGRQARHDVRGAIRVLPAFASRKHLPSRLARLRELDGNTSIQVRGQGTEFDSLREYVRGDDVRSIDWRATARAGTTMLRTWRPERDRHVVILIDTGRTAAARVGDGTRLDAALEASLLLAALASRAGDHVHLLMYDRVVRGRVTGVDGPGLLQAITDAMAPVHARLVDTDWGGAFTAIRSLTTRPSLVVVLTAQDAAESARSFLGAFPNASRATTVLVGSVTDEAVGVLATKRDSREDIYLAAAAEHTLRDAENVADAIRRAGGEAIAADPESLPPRIADRYLELKAAGRL
- a CDS encoding AAA family ATPase produces the protein MHRVRAEVDKAVIGQAGTVTGLLVCLLSRSHVLLEGVPGVAKTLVVRSFARALGLDTKRVQFTPDLMPGDVTGSLVYDARTGEFEFRQGPVFTNILLADEINRTPPKTQAALLEAMEERQVSADGASRDLPDPFLVAATQNPIEHEGTYSLPEAQLDRFLMKLVVGMPERDAEVTVLRLHAGGFSPRELTGVEPAITAEEIRAAQDAAARVEVTDEVLGYVVDLARATRQSPSVLLGASPRASTALLAAAKAWAWLNGSTAVTPDHVQTMLVPVWRHRLQLRPDAEMEGVSADAVLASVIQQTRVPI
- a CDS encoding DUF4350 domain-containing protein; this encodes MTGTAVREKGRLRSALGWLAIAAAVIAFALLIGALSFGAPDSRGALDPESAKDSGTLALAELLRDQDVEITVARTRADAIAAIRDDTTLVMAAPFSLSDEAVQALIEPANHTVFLSSASRLLRLLDLGENAAPPASGALRASCDLPELANVGTVQPDRFFSPADGVTGCFTEDGAAGLLADDRRGIRTVLVEGGSLLSNEHLAENGNAALGLALLGQTGHVVWYVPSFADTDLEAQSPDTLATLTPEWVTPAILLLLLAGIIAGISRGQRFGPLVTETLPVTVRASETMHGRARLTAKAGDSAHAAAALRDGSLRRLAARLGMAARSTAAEIADAASDRLRIPRGSLHQLLAGPLPATDSELVDTARRLAELEAAVDTAVHVERNTE